A stretch of the Denticeps clupeoides chromosome 6, fDenClu1.1, whole genome shotgun sequence genome encodes the following:
- the LOC114792662 gene encoding junctional adhesion molecule A-like translates to MSADMFVAGLAVCLLFATGAHAFSATTTTPTLKVPENQGADLTCTYSADFGSSPRVEWKFKDLLGIQTSYVFYDGKPTSQYADRVTQYNGGLRFSKVTRKDTGQYDCTVAGQGQYADAKIQLIVLVPPSPPICRIPLSVTTDRNTLLTCEDPQASPPATYKWYFNNVPLPEDPSKFSSFQNSSYKVNTVTGSLAFPRVSKVDAGEYFCEAINEAGPAQRCAAVRMEVHDLNTGGIAAGIILALLAVALLGFALWFAYRKGYLPKKDNRKSDPGVYRPPPQNNPDEGDGSEFRQKSSFVV, encoded by the exons ATGTCGGCCGACATGTTTGTTGCAGGCCTTGCGGTTTGTCTGTTGTTCGCAACAG GTGCGCACGCTTTCTCAGCCACCACGACCACTCCAACGCTGAAGGTGCCTGAAAACCAAG GGGCCGATCTGACATGCACTTATTCGGCGGATTTTGGCTCAAGTCCCCGAGTCGAGTGGAAGTTTAAGGACCTTCTGGGGATTCAAACGTCCTACGTCTTCTATGACGGAAAGCCTACAA GCCAGTACGCCGACAGAGTCACACAGTACAACGGTGGCCTGAGGTTCAGCAAAGTGACCAGAAAGGACACCGGGCAGTACGACTGCACGGTGGCTGGCCAGGGACAGTACGCCGATGCAAAAATCCAGCTGATCGTACTGG TGCCACCTTCGCCACCCATTTGTCGGATCCCCCTGTCTGTCACGACGGACAGGAACACCCTCCTGACGTGCGAGGACCCTCAGGCCTCTCCTCCGGCCACGTACAAATGGTACTTCAACAACGTCCCCCTTCCGGAGGACCCCAGCAAGTTCAGCAGCTTCCAGAACTCGTCCTACAAGGTCAACACTGTGACCGGGAGCCTG GCCTTCCCTCGTGTGTCCAAGGTGGACGCTGGGGAATATTTTTGCGAAGCCATTAATGAAGCTGGCCCTGCCCAGcgctgcgctgcagtgaggATGGAAGTTC ACGATCTGAACACCGGCGGCATTGCTGCAGGGATTATCCTGGCGCTGTTGGCGGTGGCCTTGCTGGGATTTGCACTGTGGTTTGCGTATCGCAAAGGCTATCTGCCCA AAAAGGACAATCG GAAATCAGACCCTGGCGTATATCGTCCGCCACCGCAAAACAATCCAGACGAAGGGGAT GGTTCAGAGTTCAGACAGAAATCCTCCTTCGTTGTCTAG
- the LOC114792463 gene encoding upstream stimulatory factor 1-like has translation MKGQQKSPDSRGDVSVMEEGAVATADDPSAITTIQSAATFSTDQPIKYLFKTEGTGGQVTYRVIHVTDGQVDGQPDGAAAVGVVTGFPNATHAVTPAVTQTVFAQSESLEAEGSETHYYYPATIADTPPATMVTNVQAPDSILTQTTPTGQLYVMMSPQDVLGTASQSKTESPRTSRDDKRRAQHNEVERRRRDKINNWIVQLSKTIPDCNMDTTKNGQSKGGILSKACDYIQELVQSNGRLADELETLERLRMDNQLLRQEAEEWKSKNQMLRSQMRQHGIVAASTEPQ, from the exons ATGAAAGG GCAGCAGAAAAGTCCAGACTCTAGAGGGGATGTTTCAGTAATGGAAGAAG GTGCTGTAGCCACAGCTGATGACCCATCAGCCATCACAACCATCCAATCAGCAGCCACATTCTCCACAGACCAGCCGATCAAGTATCTCTTTAAAACAGAAGGGACTGGTGGCCAG GTGACGTACCGTGTGATTCACGTCACCGATGGGCAGGTTGATGGTCAGCCGGACGGAGCGGCAGCTGTTGGTGTGGTCACCGGCTTTCCCAACGCAACGCATGCCGTAACACCAGCTGTTACACAG ACTGTGTTTGCACAGTCTGAGAGTTTGGAAGCCGAGGGCTCGGAGACGCACTACTATTACCCAGCGACCATTGCAGACACCCCACCCGCTACCATGGTAACCAACGTCCAAGCCCCCGATTCGATACTCACTCAGACTACGCCTACAG GTCAGCTGTATGTAATGATGTCTCCCCAGGATGTTCTGGGCACCGCCAGTCAGAG TAAGACAGAATCTCCCCGGACGTCAAGGGATGACAAGAGACGAGCACAGCATAACGAAG TGGAACGGCGCCGTAGGGACAAGATCAACAACTGGATAGTTCAGCTGTCAAAAACCATTCCCGACTGCAACATGGACACGACCAAGAATGGACAG AGTAAAGGTGGCATTCTGTCCAAGGCCTGCGACTACATCCAGGAGCTGGTGCAGAGTAACGGCAGGCTGGCGGATGAGCTGGAAACCTTGGAGAGGCTGAGGATGGACAACCAGCTTCTCAGACAGGAG GCGGAGGAGTGGAAGTCTAAGAACCAGatgctgagaagtcaaatgcgACAGCACGGCATCGTAGCCGCCAGCACAGAGCCGCAGTGA